The following coding sequences are from one Mesorhizobium onobrychidis window:
- a CDS encoding heparinase II/III family protein, with the protein MAIAAGSTTRLWTLVAKEFWRKMRRRLRAGPIYRWRYSGRTPERVLIAPPDLRLADPQIALEIYYGRYPLSGHLVETGGKSPFQIAVANPGWQKALHGFRWLRHMRAAGTELAAANARALVSDWIAMHGSNISGVAWEPGTTAKRVIAWLQHSSVVLQGAEFPFYRAFLKSLAMQIRYLRAMAREMPDGKDRLRARIALAFAALSLPAPASALRGATRNLAEELDRQILPDGGHISRNPMAVLEILADLLPLRQTYANQAETPPAALIGAIDRMLPALRFFRHQNGSLARFNGMGATIHDRIATILRHDDTAGAPLLHAPHSGYERLSMGGVTVIADTGPPPPIDVSNAAHAGCLAFELSSGRQHYIVNAGVDTYGAAEFRPLARATAAHSTATLNDTSSARFSHSLRVNDLLGTPLIGGPQHVPCKRTDQKGSQGFLARHDGYVARFGLLHERELKLSTNGNVLAGRDRFLRPGNAAIRHNGRDFVTVRFHIHPDIGLLQDEHDRLVLTADQADTWVFTCAEAAPEVEESIYFAGLGGPRRSRQIVLAFKASQVSEVHWQLTRTAIAGHSAKS; encoded by the coding sequence TTGGCGATCGCTGCCGGCAGCACGACGCGTCTATGGACGCTTGTCGCGAAGGAGTTCTGGCGCAAGATGCGCCGGCGCCTGCGTGCCGGGCCTATCTATCGCTGGCGCTATTCCGGCCGCACGCCGGAACGCGTGTTGATCGCTCCGCCGGACCTGCGCCTGGCCGACCCCCAGATTGCGCTCGAGATCTATTATGGCCGCTATCCGCTGTCAGGACATCTGGTCGAGACCGGCGGCAAGTCGCCCTTCCAGATCGCCGTGGCCAATCCCGGCTGGCAAAAGGCGCTGCACGGCTTTCGCTGGCTGCGCCATATGCGCGCCGCCGGCACGGAGCTTGCCGCGGCCAATGCCCGCGCACTGGTCTCCGACTGGATCGCCATGCACGGCAGCAACATTTCCGGCGTCGCCTGGGAGCCCGGCACGACGGCCAAGCGCGTCATTGCCTGGCTGCAGCATTCCTCGGTGGTGCTGCAGGGTGCTGAATTTCCCTTCTACCGGGCCTTCCTGAAATCGCTGGCCATGCAGATCCGCTATCTCAGGGCGATGGCACGCGAGATGCCGGACGGCAAGGACAGGCTGCGCGCCCGCATCGCGCTTGCTTTTGCGGCTCTGTCACTGCCGGCGCCGGCATCGGCGCTGCGCGGTGCGACCCGCAACCTCGCCGAGGAGCTCGACCGCCAGATTCTGCCGGATGGCGGCCATATTTCCCGCAATCCGATGGCCGTGCTTGAAATCCTCGCCGACCTTCTGCCGCTGCGCCAGACCTATGCCAATCAAGCCGAAACTCCGCCGGCGGCGCTGATAGGCGCCATCGACCGTATGCTGCCGGCGCTGCGCTTCTTTCGCCACCAGAACGGCAGCCTCGCCCGCTTTAACGGCATGGGCGCGACCATCCACGACCGCATCGCCACCATTCTGCGCCACGACGACACCGCCGGCGCGCCGTTGCTGCACGCGCCGCATTCAGGCTACGAGCGCCTCTCAATGGGCGGCGTCACTGTGATCGCCGATACCGGCCCGCCGCCTCCCATCGACGTTTCCAACGCGGCGCACGCCGGATGCCTGGCTTTCGAATTGTCCTCCGGCCGCCAGCATTATATCGTCAATGCCGGCGTCGACACCTATGGCGCCGCCGAATTCCGGCCGCTTGCCCGCGCCACGGCCGCCCACTCGACCGCCACCCTCAACGACACTTCGTCGGCTCGTTTCAGCCATTCGCTGCGCGTCAACGATCTGCTCGGCACGCCATTGATCGGCGGCCCGCAGCATGTGCCTTGCAAGCGCACCGACCAGAAGGGCAGCCAGGGTTTCCTGGCTCGCCACGACGGCTATGTCGCGCGCTTCGGCCTGCTGCATGAGCGCGAGCTGAAATTGTCGACGAACGGCAATGTGCTCGCCGGCAGGGATCGCTTTCTGCGGCCGGGCAATGCTGCGATCCGCCACAACGGTCGCGATTTCGTCACGGTACGCTTTCACATTCATCCCGACATAGGCCTGCTCCAGGACGAGCACGACCGCCTGGTGCTGACCGCCGATCAGGCCGACACATGGGTGTTCACCTGCGCCGAGGCGGCGCCCGAGGTCGAGGAATCCATCTATTTCGCCGGCCTTGGCGGCCCGCGCCGCAGCCGACAGATCGTGCTGGCCTTCAAGGCATCGCAGGTTTCCGAAGTCCACTGGCAACTGACGCGGACGGCCATCGCCGGTCATTCGGCAAAGAGCTGA
- a CDS encoding RsmB/NOP family class I SAM-dependent RNA methyltransferase: protein MSPGKPVAGLAARKAAARLLAAVIDAKTPLDGLTDHENGHPQYKVLDLRDRALVRAILVTALRFRMTISGLLARRLEKPLPPNATALSHILHVAAAQILFLDIPDSAAVDLAVTHAKSDPRTVRFSGLVNGVLRTLARSKQAELAAALAGTDEAPKWFSDRLKAAYGAEKAKQILAAHRYEAPVDFTVKSDPALWAERLGGFVLPTGTVRVEKLGSSVTELPGFEDGAWWVQDAAASLPARLFGDIRGLRVADFCAAPGGKTAQLILGGAKVTAVDTSKNRLARLSQNLERLDLSAEIVQADLLKYEPEQLFDAVLLDAPCSSTGTVRRHPDVPWTKTAADIEKLADLQRRLLTRAVTLVRRGGRIVFSNCSLDPLEGEALHRAFLAGTADIVDDPLRPGEIAGIDPFLTPQGTLRTTPADLELGSPERSGLDGFFAARMRRAG from the coding sequence GTGAGTCCCGGCAAGCCCGTTGCCGGTCTCGCCGCGCGCAAGGCGGCTGCCCGGCTGCTCGCCGCCGTCATTGATGCCAAAACGCCGCTCGACGGGCTGACCGACCACGAGAACGGCCATCCGCAATACAAGGTGCTCGACTTGCGCGATCGAGCGCTGGTGCGCGCCATACTGGTCACTGCGCTGCGCTTCCGCATGACCATATCAGGGTTGCTGGCCCGCCGCCTGGAAAAGCCGCTGCCGCCCAATGCCACCGCGCTTTCGCATATTCTGCATGTGGCGGCGGCGCAAATCCTGTTCCTCGATATTCCCGACAGCGCCGCCGTCGACCTTGCCGTGACCCACGCCAAGTCCGATCCGCGCACGGTGCGCTTCTCCGGTCTTGTCAACGGCGTGCTGCGCACGCTGGCGCGGTCCAAGCAGGCCGAGCTGGCTGCGGCGCTTGCCGGTACTGACGAAGCGCCGAAGTGGTTTTCCGACCGGCTGAAAGCCGCCTATGGCGCGGAGAAAGCCAAGCAAATCCTCGCCGCTCATCGGTACGAGGCGCCGGTCGACTTCACCGTCAAGTCCGACCCCGCGCTGTGGGCCGAGCGGCTCGGCGGCTTCGTGCTGCCGACCGGCACTGTGCGCGTGGAAAAGCTCGGCTCCTCCGTCACCGAACTTCCCGGCTTCGAAGACGGCGCCTGGTGGGTTCAGGATGCCGCCGCCAGCCTTCCGGCCCGGCTCTTCGGCGACATCAGGGGTTTGCGCGTCGCCGATTTCTGTGCCGCCCCTGGCGGTAAGACTGCTCAGCTCATCCTCGGAGGCGCCAAGGTAACCGCCGTCGATACCTCGAAGAACCGGTTGGCGCGGCTCTCGCAGAACCTCGAACGGCTTGATCTGTCCGCGGAGATCGTCCAGGCCGATCTGCTCAAATACGAGCCGGAACAACTGTTCGACGCCGTTCTCCTCGATGCACCGTGCTCTTCGACCGGCACGGTGCGGCGGCATCCCGACGTGCCCTGGACGAAGACGGCTGCCGACATCGAAAAGCTCGCCGATCTGCAGCGAAGGCTGCTCACCCGCGCTGTCACCCTGGTCAGGCGCGGCGGGCGCATCGTCTTTTCCAACTGTTCGCTCGACCCGCTCGAAGGCGAGGCGCTTCACCGCGCCTTCCTCGCCGGAACGGCTGATATCGTCGACGATCCGCTCCGCCCGGGGGAGATCGCCGGCATCGATCCTTTCCTGACGCCGCAAGGCACGCTACGCACCACGCCCGCCGATCTGGAGCTCGGCTCACCGGAAAGGTCCGGCCTGGACGGCTTCTTCGCCGCCCGGATGCGCAGAGCCGGCTAA
- the htpX gene encoding zinc metalloprotease HtpX, which produces MNTLRTAMLLAVMTALFMGVGYLIGGSGGMVIAFLIAAAMNLFSYWNADKMVLSMNRAVEVDERNAPEYYAIVQSLARQAGLPMPKTYLIDNPQPNAFATGRNPQNAAVAATTGLLQQLSHEEVAAVMAHELAHVQHRDTLTMTIVATLAGAISMLGNFAFFFGGNRDNNNSLGIIGVLVAMIVAPFAAMIVQMAISRTREYEADRRGAEICGQPLWLASALDKIARGAERIRNPDAERNPATAHLFIINPLSGERMDSLFSTHPSTDNRIAALQAMAQDMAGSASASARPQTPMPEQADEQRPSGPWEKAAEQPAEPARPKSNPWGRNPTGSKGPWS; this is translated from the coding sequence ATGAACACACTTCGCACCGCCATGCTTTTGGCAGTGATGACTGCGCTGTTCATGGGCGTCGGCTATCTGATCGGCGGATCGGGCGGCATGGTGATCGCCTTTCTGATTGCCGCCGCCATGAACCTGTTCAGCTATTGGAACGCCGACAAGATGGTGCTGTCGATGAACCGCGCCGTCGAGGTCGACGAAAGGAACGCGCCGGAATATTACGCCATCGTGCAGAGCCTCGCCAGGCAGGCCGGGCTGCCGATGCCGAAAACCTATCTGATCGACAACCCGCAGCCCAACGCCTTCGCCACCGGCCGCAACCCGCAGAATGCCGCGGTCGCCGCCACCACCGGGCTGCTGCAGCAACTGTCGCATGAGGAGGTCGCGGCTGTCATGGCGCACGAGCTCGCCCATGTCCAGCACCGCGACACGCTGACCATGACGATCGTCGCCACGCTTGCCGGCGCGATCTCGATGCTTGGCAATTTCGCCTTCTTTTTCGGCGGCAACCGCGACAACAACAATTCCCTCGGCATTATCGGCGTGCTGGTGGCGATGATCGTGGCGCCGTTCGCCGCCATGATCGTGCAGATGGCGATCAGCCGTACCCGCGAATACGAGGCCGACCGGCGCGGCGCCGAGATCTGTGGACAGCCGCTTTGGCTTGCCTCGGCCCTTGACAAGATCGCCCGTGGCGCCGAACGCATCCGCAACCCGGATGCCGAACGCAATCCGGCGACCGCCCACCTCTTCATCATCAATCCTCTTTCCGGCGAGCGCATGGACAGCCTGTTTTCCACCCACCCGAGCACCGACAACCGCATCGCGGCCTTGCAGGCGATGGCGCAGGATATGGCCGGTAGCGCATCCGCCTCCGCGCGGCCGCAAACCCCGATGCCGGAGCAGGCGGACGAACAGCGGCCATCGGGCCCGTGGGAGAAAGCAGCTGAGCAGCCGGCTGAACCGGCCAGGCCGAAGTCCAATCCCTGGGGCCGCAATCCGACCGGATCCAAAGGCCCGTGGTCGTGA
- a CDS encoding DUF1674 domain-containing protein, translated as MIDETSKTGETGNTNAGPGHDAPQKTLTPAARCALAEAETRREHYRQQEAAMPREIGGRGGNEPGRYGDWEVKGLTSDF; from the coding sequence ATGATCGACGAAACCAGTAAAACGGGCGAAACCGGCAATACAAACGCCGGCCCCGGTCACGACGCGCCGCAAAAGACGCTGACGCCGGCAGCCCGCTGCGCTTTGGCGGAAGCGGAAACGCGGCGCGAACACTATCGCCAGCAGGAAGCCGCGATGCCCCGGGAGATCGGCGGTCGTGGCGGCAACGAGCCCGGCCGCTATGGCGACTGGGAGGTCAAGGGCCTGACCAGCGATTTCTAA
- a CDS encoding HAD-IA family hydrolase codes for MFAGRKFAAFLFDMDGTVVNSIAAAERVWADWAGRQGLDVAAFLPTIHGVRAIETIARLALPGVDPMREADALLQAEAADVDGILPIAGAASFLASLPAERWAIVTSAPRELALLRIAAAGIPLPAILVAAEDVSHGKPAPDCFRLAAERLGVDARDCLVFEDAPAGISAAEAAGATVVVISATHQHPLQTPHTAIASYARLGITVDDRGWIILAAERAAA; via the coding sequence ATGTTCGCAGGCAGAAAATTCGCAGCCTTCCTGTTCGACATGGACGGCACGGTGGTCAATTCGATCGCCGCGGCAGAAAGGGTCTGGGCAGATTGGGCAGGCCGGCAAGGTCTCGACGTTGCCGCATTCCTGCCGACGATCCACGGCGTGCGGGCGATCGAGACCATCGCTCGGCTGGCGCTTCCTGGCGTCGATCCGATGCGAGAAGCCGATGCGCTTCTGCAGGCCGAGGCGGCCGACGTCGACGGCATCCTTCCGATCGCCGGCGCCGCGTCGTTTCTGGCGTCGCTGCCGGCCGAGCGCTGGGCCATCGTCACTTCCGCGCCGCGCGAGCTGGCTCTCCTGCGCATCGCCGCCGCCGGCATCCCGCTTCCCGCCATCCTTGTCGCGGCCGAGGATGTTTCCCACGGCAAGCCGGCGCCGGATTGCTTCCGGCTGGCGGCCGAGCGGCTGGGCGTCGACGCGCGCGACTGCCTCGTTTTCGAAGATGCGCCCGCCGGAATATCGGCGGCCGAGGCCGCCGGAGCTACGGTCGTGGTGATCAGCGCCACCCACCAGCATCCATTGCAAACGCCGCATACTGCGATCGCCTCTTATGCCAGGCTAGGCATCACGGTCGACGACCGCGGCTGGATTATCCTCGCGGCGGAGCGCGCTGCGGCTTAG
- a CDS encoding transglutaminase-like domain-containing protein produces the protein MLIRLGYEIAIDCAEATPVISLLEIHKDRQADIKRQTRVLTSPSVPTRLYHDLYGNACRRFTAPGGGFRILYDAVVEDSGETDEVNTLAREVPVAELPDDVLCYLLGSRYCETDHLSDLAWQVFGPVPSGWARVQAIVDYVHKRLSFGYGYARPTRTAAQAHEERVGVCRDFAHLAITLCRCMNIPARYVNGYLGDIGVPVDPAPMDFSAWLEVFLDGKWYTFDPRHNMPRIGRIVIARGRDATDVPLLHSFGPHRLGLFKVWTYEQESNLFNPPHRGVDKTVSAQMLA, from the coding sequence ATGCTGATTCGGCTCGGCTACGAAATCGCCATCGACTGCGCTGAAGCCACCCCGGTGATTTCGCTGCTCGAGATCCACAAGGACCGCCAGGCCGACATCAAGCGGCAGACGCGCGTGCTGACCTCGCCTTCCGTCCCAACCAGGCTCTACCACGATCTTTATGGCAACGCCTGCCGCCGTTTCACGGCGCCTGGCGGCGGCTTTCGCATTCTTTACGACGCCGTGGTCGAGGACAGTGGCGAGACCGACGAGGTCAACACGCTGGCTAGGGAAGTGCCGGTGGCGGAGTTGCCCGACGATGTGCTCTGCTATCTGCTCGGCAGCCGCTATTGCGAGACCGATCATCTCAGTGATCTGGCCTGGCAGGTTTTCGGCCCTGTTCCATCCGGCTGGGCGCGGGTGCAGGCGATCGTCGACTATGTCCATAAACGTCTGTCGTTCGGTTACGGCTATGCGCGCCCGACCCGCACGGCGGCGCAGGCGCATGAGGAGCGCGTCGGCGTCTGCCGCGACTTCGCTCATCTGGCGATCACGCTCTGCCGCTGCATGAACATCCCCGCCCGTTACGTGAACGGTTATCTCGGCGACATCGGCGTACCGGTCGACCCGGCACCGATGGATTTTTCGGCGTGGCTGGAAGTGTTCCTCGACGGCAAATGGTACACCTTCGATCCCCGCCACAACATGCCGAGAATCGGCCGGATCGTCATCGCGCGCGGTCGCGACGCGACCGACGTGCCGCTGCTGCACAGTTTCGGCCCGCACCGGCTCGGCCTGTTCAAGGTCTGGACCTACGAGCAGGAAAGCAATCTGTTCAACCCGCCCCATCGCGGCGTCGACAAGACCGTCAGCGCGCAGATGCTGGCATAG
- a CDS encoding pilus assembly protein — protein sequence MRYFGGLVHAIGSFARDRSGNFAVLFGMVASVLALGVGFAVNVSQLYNAKSSLQGVVDAAVTSTARDLTTGVIKEADANKSVQAFLDANSRAGILSADQIVLDKLTVDRTANTVQADVHVDLGLYFPIFSVGDMKRVAASTTAVYSDKTIEVAMMLDVTGSMAANWWAKTDKIGDLRTAASGAVEDLLDNNLDPKNPRVRVAIVPYAEAVNTGGLASTVFVEARYGSNVPPPIDAPVSVSLTLAPDKCATERKDKDGYADYSPDGPNTPRLDNDGKTYLAKVNRDDHMKTCPKPELIPLTADKQKLLDTITDFRADGVTAGGIAAQWGYYMLSPSWRSAIADAALGAGPANFDKKKVAKVAILMTDGQFNTAFAGGRGAPRSQNAGQKSRSNAEGICSNMKRDGIEIFTIGFDLDDPSMTMTERDQAKSVLKNCSTADTSSLKHYYEAATGTELAAAFDEITENIEKLAIQR from the coding sequence ATGCGGTATTTTGGGGGTCTTGTTCACGCGATCGGCAGCTTTGCCAGGGATCGCAGCGGAAATTTCGCGGTTCTATTCGGCATGGTCGCGTCGGTGCTGGCGCTGGGCGTCGGCTTTGCCGTCAACGTTTCCCAGCTCTACAACGCAAAGTCGAGCCTGCAAGGTGTTGTCGATGCGGCGGTGACCTCGACGGCGCGCGACCTGACGACCGGCGTCATCAAGGAGGCCGATGCCAACAAGTCGGTGCAAGCGTTTCTCGATGCCAACAGCCGGGCCGGCATCCTGAGCGCCGACCAGATCGTCCTCGACAAATTGACTGTCGACAGGACCGCCAACACGGTTCAGGCGGACGTCCATGTCGATCTCGGCCTTTATTTTCCGATTTTCAGCGTGGGTGACATGAAGCGCGTTGCCGCATCGACGACTGCGGTCTATTCGGACAAGACGATCGAAGTGGCGATGATGCTCGACGTGACCGGATCGATGGCCGCCAACTGGTGGGCCAAGACCGACAAGATCGGCGACCTGCGAACTGCCGCTTCGGGGGCTGTCGAGGATCTGCTGGACAACAATCTTGATCCGAAAAATCCGCGCGTGCGCGTGGCGATCGTTCCCTACGCCGAAGCGGTCAACACAGGCGGATTGGCCAGCACGGTGTTCGTGGAGGCGAGATATGGATCAAATGTGCCGCCCCCGATCGATGCTCCGGTTTCGGTGTCCTTGACATTGGCGCCGGACAAATGCGCCACCGAGCGCAAGGACAAGGATGGCTACGCCGACTATTCGCCCGACGGGCCTAATACGCCGCGCCTGGACAACGACGGCAAAACCTATCTGGCCAAAGTCAACCGCGACGATCACATGAAGACCTGCCCGAAACCGGAACTCATTCCGCTGACGGCCGACAAGCAAAAATTGCTCGACACAATCACGGATTTCAGGGCGGATGGCGTCACGGCCGGTGGTATCGCTGCGCAATGGGGTTACTACATGCTTTCGCCGTCGTGGCGCTCGGCAATTGCCGATGCCGCTTTGGGTGCCGGTCCCGCCAATTTCGACAAGAAGAAAGTTGCCAAGGTCGCCATCCTGATGACTGATGGCCAGTTCAATACGGCTTTCGCCGGCGGGCGCGGCGCGCCAAGATCACAGAATGCGGGCCAGAAGTCGCGAAGCAATGCCGAAGGCATTTGCAGCAACATGAAGCGCGACGGCATCGAGATATTCACGATCGGCTTCGATCTCGACGATCCGTCGATGACGATGACCGAGCGAGACCAGGCAAAGAGCGTGCTCAAGAATTGCTCTACAGCGGACACGTCTTCGCTGAAGCACTACTACGAGGCCGCCACGGGCACGGAACTGGCCGCCGCCTTCGACGAGATCACCGAGAACATCGAGAAGCTTGCCATCCAACGCTGA
- a CDS encoding SAM-dependent methyltransferase, with the protein MEAADRAARIVRTVIETLKPGFAVKLWTGERIGPATGPVLTINDQDIVWQVMRRPSLSTLIEMWISKTIDVEGGSLFDFYALPAQGKLRTKLKSLPKLAVLRDLPAVLFSRKQMTARTDLSGRNPFVSGSNRQAIQHHYDISNAFYRLFLDERMVYSCGYFTDFANGIDQAQKDKLDHICRKLRLKPGERLLDIGCGWGAMLIHAAKNYGVVGHGVSLSEAQTQLARERIRAEGLEDRITIEIKSYAELSGSFDKISSIGMFEHLGLANHAAYFSTIHRLLKPGGIYLHHAITRRDKGSIKKTLRKGPEFKALIKYIFPGGELDTIGMTLGNLEAHAFLVYDVENLREHYARTCRLWAERLHARFDEAIAEVGEAKARLWLLYLTGCSITFERASAQIFQTVATKRARGPSGLPPTRADLYR; encoded by the coding sequence ATGGAGGCAGCCGACAGAGCGGCACGGATCGTTCGAACGGTCATCGAAACGCTGAAGCCGGGTTTCGCGGTCAAGCTGTGGACCGGCGAACGGATCGGGCCTGCCACCGGCCCCGTGCTCACCATCAACGACCAGGATATCGTCTGGCAGGTGATGCGCCGGCCGTCCCTTTCGACGCTGATCGAAATGTGGATTTCCAAGACCATCGACGTGGAAGGCGGATCGCTGTTCGATTTCTACGCTCTGCCTGCGCAGGGCAAGCTCAGGACGAAGCTCAAGTCGTTGCCCAAGCTGGCGGTCCTGCGCGACCTGCCGGCCGTGCTGTTTTCGAGAAAACAGATGACGGCGCGGACCGACCTTTCCGGGCGCAACCCCTTCGTCAGCGGGTCGAACAGGCAAGCGATTCAGCACCACTACGACATTTCGAACGCCTTCTACCGGCTCTTCCTCGACGAGCGCATGGTCTATAGCTGCGGCTATTTCACCGATTTCGCCAACGGCATCGACCAGGCGCAGAAAGACAAGCTCGACCATATCTGCCGCAAGCTCCGGCTGAAGCCGGGCGAAAGGCTGCTCGACATCGGCTGCGGCTGGGGAGCCATGCTCATCCATGCAGCGAAAAATTACGGCGTCGTCGGCCATGGCGTCTCGCTGTCGGAAGCCCAGACCCAGCTCGCCCGCGAGCGCATCCGCGCTGAGGGGCTGGAGGACCGCATCACCATCGAAATAAAATCCTATGCCGAGTTGTCCGGCTCCTTCGACAAGATCTCGTCGATCGGCATGTTCGAGCATCTGGGCCTCGCCAACCACGCCGCCTATTTCTCGACAATTCATCGCCTGCTCAAGCCGGGCGGCATTTATCTGCATCACGCCATCACCCGGCGCGACAAGGGCAGCATCAAGAAGACCTTGCGCAAGGGCCCGGAATTCAAGGCGCTGATCAAATACATCTTTCCCGGCGGCGAGCTCGACACGATCGGCATGACGCTCGGCAATCTCGAAGCGCACGCCTTCCTCGTCTACGATGTCGAGAATTTGCGCGAGCACTACGCCCGCACTTGCCGTCTGTGGGCCGAGCGCCTTCACGCACGCTTCGACGAAGCGATCGCCGAGGTCGGCGAAGCCAAGGCGCGCCTCTGGCTGCTTTATCTCACCGGCTGCTCGATCACTTTCGAACGCGCCTCGGCGCAGATTTTCCAGACCGTCGCCACCAAGCGCGCGCGAGGTCCAAGCGGCCTGCCGCCGACACGGGCGGACCTTTATCGGTAG
- a CDS encoding MOSC domain-containing protein gives MAALGAVVELWRYPASSLAGERLGAISVDLETIYGDRLFGLVDASDGEIARPDRDAKWHKVPLIRTRLNGDRELEIAIPGGDWLTAPGAESDYAVSAFLGFAASIRPFGHDAASHYAGPLTAERYRKAPIHLLTTASLARLKALHPEGAADPRRFRPNIVVDMAAVEGSFPETEWIGRKLAIGDLLLTISEPCRRCGFTIIAQDGFDHDPAILRNLVRHNAHNLGVYCTVDRPARVEIGETIRFL, from the coding sequence ATGGCCGCATTGGGTGCCGTCGTCGAGCTTTGGCGTTATCCGGCGAGTTCGCTCGCCGGCGAACGCCTAGGCGCGATTTCGGTCGATCTGGAGACCATCTATGGCGACCGCCTGTTCGGCCTTGTCGATGCCTCTGACGGTGAGATAGCGCGGCCTGACCGCGACGCGAAATGGCACAAGGTGCCGCTCATTCGTACCCGATTGAACGGCGACCGCGAGCTTGAGATCGCCATACCCGGCGGCGACTGGCTGACGGCGCCGGGCGCCGAAAGCGACTATGCCGTTTCCGCTTTTCTCGGTTTCGCGGCCTCGATCCGGCCGTTTGGCCACGATGCCGCCTCCCACTATGCCGGCCCCCTGACCGCGGAGCGTTACCGCAAGGCGCCTATCCACCTCCTGACCACCGCTTCGCTGGCGCGTCTGAAGGCGCTGCATCCCGAGGGCGCCGCCGACCCGCGCCGCTTCCGCCCCAACATCGTCGTCGACATGGCGGCGGTCGAGGGATCCTTCCCGGAAACGGAATGGATCGGCCGCAAGCTGGCGATCGGCGATCTGCTGCTGACCATCTCCGAACCATGCCGCCGCTGCGGCTTCACCATCATCGCCCAGGACGGCTTCGACCACGACCCGGCGATCCTGCGCAATCTTGTCCGCCACAACGCGCACAATCTCGGCGTCTACTGCACCGTCGACCGGCCAGCACGCGTCGAAATCGGCGAGACGATACGATTCCTGTAG